A genomic stretch from Burkholderia pyrrocinia includes:
- the tssB gene encoding type VI secretion system contractile sheath small subunit, with protein sequence MAKQGSVAPKERINIRYVPATGGEQEEVELPLKLLVTGDFKGREDEVALEDRTAVSINKDNFNSVMSEFGLGLTMDAPAVLEEGGGNDTLPVHLKFGAIDDFSPDAIARQVPELRKLLELREALVALKGPMGNIPAFRKQLQALLGDEASRGKLAKELEQLLEPGKA encoded by the coding sequence ATGGCAAAGCAAGGATCGGTCGCACCGAAGGAACGCATCAACATTCGCTATGTTCCGGCAACGGGCGGTGAGCAGGAGGAAGTCGAACTGCCGTTGAAATTGTTGGTGACGGGCGACTTCAAAGGGCGCGAGGACGAGGTCGCACTCGAAGACCGTACCGCCGTCAGCATCAACAAGGACAACTTCAACAGCGTGATGTCCGAGTTCGGCCTGGGGCTGACGATGGATGCACCGGCCGTACTGGAAGAGGGGGGCGGGAACGACACCTTGCCGGTCCATCTGAAGTTCGGCGCCATCGATGACTTCAGTCCCGATGCCATCGCCCGCCAGGTGCCGGAACTGCGCAAGTTGCTCGAGCTGCGCGAGGCGCTGGTGGCGCTCAAGGGGCCGATGGGCAATATCCCGGCCTTCCGCAAGCAGTTGCAGGCTCTGCTCGGTGATGAAGCCTCCCGCGGCAAGCTGGCCAAGGAGCTGGAGCAGTTGCTGGAACCCGGCAAGGCCTGA